In the genome of Fulvivirga maritima, one region contains:
- the panC gene encoding pantoate--beta-alanine ligase — protein sequence MEVFKEIFPLQSYLQEHRKSGKSIGLVPTMGALHKGHLSLINEAIAEADVVVCSVFVNPTQFNNAADLDKYPRTLEDDLKLLEAAGCSAVFCPSVDEMYATLPVVKFDFGNLEKVMEGSFRPGHFNGVGIVVSKLFNIVNPDFAYFGQKDLQQYVIIAQMVSDLSFSVKLRRVPVFREASGLAMSSRNRRLSDAAKEQATSLYKALQLCKEYLHNGTDLDKLKRDAWKVMEENGVQVEYLEIVEPATLEPIENISAHKSVAICIAAYIEGVRLIDNEIIKLDF from the coding sequence ATGGAGGTTTTTAAGGAGATTTTTCCCCTACAAAGTTACTTACAAGAGCACCGCAAAAGCGGTAAATCAATAGGCCTTGTTCCTACTATGGGAGCCTTGCATAAAGGGCACCTTTCATTAATAAACGAGGCCATTGCTGAGGCTGATGTAGTGGTGTGTAGTGTCTTTGTAAATCCGACGCAGTTTAATAATGCTGCTGATCTGGATAAGTATCCCAGAACTTTAGAAGATGATCTGAAATTATTAGAAGCAGCTGGCTGTAGCGCAGTATTCTGCCCATCGGTAGATGAGATGTATGCTACCCTTCCAGTGGTTAAATTTGATTTTGGAAATCTTGAAAAGGTGATGGAAGGAAGCTTTAGACCTGGCCATTTTAATGGTGTAGGTATAGTAGTTTCTAAGCTGTTTAATATTGTTAACCCTGACTTCGCCTATTTTGGGCAAAAGGACCTGCAGCAATATGTGATTATTGCACAGATGGTTAGTGACCTATCTTTTTCTGTGAAGTTAAGGAGAGTTCCTGTTTTTAGAGAAGCATCAGGGCTGGCCATGTCTTCCAGAAACCGCCGACTTAGTGATGCAGCTAAGGAGCAGGCTACCTCACTTTATAAGGCATTACAGTTATGTAAAGAATATTTGCATAATGGTACCGACCTGGATAAATTGAAAAGAGATGCATGGAAGGTGATGGAGGAGAATGGTGTTCAGGTAGAATATCTGGAAATAGTAGAGCCGGCTACTCTGGAACCGATAGAGAACATTTCTGCCCATAAATCCGTTGCGATATGCATAGCCGCTTATATAGAAGGTGTTAGATTAATTGATAATGAAATTATTAAATTAGATTTTTGA